One segment of Acropora muricata isolate sample 2 chromosome 8, ASM3666990v1, whole genome shotgun sequence DNA contains the following:
- the LOC136926932 gene encoding uncharacterized protein produces the protein MYSMHFFARCTFLLTSLDVLDALDDCVGATSSSKEELNLFINSVNSFHPALKYTWEISENSLAFLDIKLSINDNGLSTSVHYKPTDSHNYLLHSSSHPQHVKNAIPFSQFLRLRRLCSDDTDFNNKCEEMCQFFKKRGYPDSAVTTGKHRAQEIDRETALQTSQNEETDRIPFTLTYHPQNLAIKNVILKNFKILSNDPETKHIFSLPPLISFKRDKNLGNFLVRSAFKFNNNPGTFTCKRTRCKTCPFISNTVNISGPNRSVKVTDHFTCISSNVIYCITCTLCKKIYIGETGRRLADRFREHLRDAEQNNTDASKPVARHFNLPNHSHHNMTICGLYLHHGNTESRKNLEQKLIFQLGSLSPHGINERLSFH, from the coding sequence ATGTACTCGATGCACTTTTTTGCTCGATGCACTTTTTTGCTGACGTCACTTGATGTACTCGATGCactcgatgactgcgtcggcgccacttcatccagcaaagaagaacttaacctatttattaactcagtcaattcctttcacccggctctaaaatacacctgggaaatttccgaaaattcattagctttcctcgacatcaaactttctatcaacgacaacggtttatccactagcgtacactacaaaccaactgattctcataactacttgctacattcgtcctctcatccacaacacgtaaaaaatgccatcccattctctcaatttctcagactgagacgcctctgcagtgacgacaccgactttaacaacaaatgcgaggaaatgtgccagtttttcaaaaaacgcggctaccctgactccgcggtaaccacaggcaaacaccgcgcccaagaaatcgaccgagagaccgcactacaaacttcacagaacgaagaaaccgacagaattccattcacacttacctaccacccacaaaacctcgcaatcaaaaatgtcattctcaaaaacttcaaaattctcagcaatgatcccgaaactaaacacatattttctttaccaccgctcatttcattcaaacgcgacaaaaacttaggcaatttcttagtcaggagcgcattcaagtttaacaacaatccaggaaccttcacatgcaaacgcacacgatgcaaaacttgtccctttatttccaacacagttaacatctcaggacccaatcgatccgtcaaagtcacagaccatttcacttgcatctcctcaaatgtcatctattgcataacctgcacgctatgcaagaaaatctacataggcgaaacagggaggagactggcggaccgcttccgcgaacacctacgagacgcagaacaaaacaacaccgatgcgtccaaaccagtcgcccgccatttcaatcttcctaaccactcccaccacaacatgactatttgcgggctttacttacaccacgggaacacagaaagccgcaaaaatctggaacaaaaattaatttttcaactgggttcactctctccccacggaatcaatgaacgcctctcattccactaa
- the LOC136926933 gene encoding cation-dependent mannose-6-phosphate receptor-like — MDTSQGFFHALMLCLSLATCSVLAESTTNSPPGVNCPQHPGSDPADVNTRIQKFANEKVYYAEDDEYKYKITICQTNPLEPNAVQQMGKKWKSRKDWLTVGTYRGAQVTGGTDWLMIKYPNGAKYHSHCQLVARKAVVIVTCDPGVKPGTIKVIEEYRNNTKTNLECYYLFELNHDAACTVTPKQLSPGSIMLIILLVVGSVYLMLGFLYQRYMAGAKGLEQIPNYDFWKDCGSLQADGCNFMCRCSEARPTRYKTMDDALADDDDRDDTLLPM, encoded by the exons ATGGACACCTCACAAGGCTTTTTCCACGCTCTAATGTTATGTTTGAGTCTTGCTACGTGTTCTGTCTTGGCTGAATCAACCACGAATTCTCCACCCGGTGTAAACTGTCCGCAACATCCAGGAAGCGATCCTGCTGATGTGAATACACGGATCCAGAAATTTGCAAACGAAAA agtttaTTATGCAGAGGATgatgaatacaaatataaaatcACTATCTGCCAGACAAATCCTCTAGAGCCAAACGCCGTGCAACAAATGGGCAAAAAATGGAAATCAAGGAAAGACTGGTTGACAGTGGGAACATATCGTGGGGCTCAAGTCACTGGTGGAA CTGATTGGCTGATGATTAAGTATCCAAATGGCGCGAAGTATCATAGCCATTGCCAACTAGTTGCAAGGAAAGCTGTTGTCATAGTAACGTGTGATCCTGGTGTGAAACCG ggaACTATAAAAGTGATTGAGGAATATAGAAACAATACAAAGACGAATTTGGAATGCTATTATCTGTTTGAACTTAATCACGATGCTGCGTGTACAGTGACGCCCAAGCAGCTGAGTCCAGGTTCCATAATGCTTATCAT ATTACTGGTTGTGGGTTCAGTTTACCTGATGCTTGGCTTTCTGTATCAAAGATATATGGCTGGTGCCAAAGGCTTGGAACAAATACCAAACTATGATTTCTGGAAGGATTGTGGCAGTTTGCAAGCC GATGGGTGTAATTTTATGTGTCGGTGTTCAGAGGCACGTCCCACAAGATACAAG ACAATGGACGATGCTTTGGCTGATGACGATGATAGAGATGACACTTTACTGCCAATGTAG
- the LOC136926672 gene encoding eukaryotic translation initiation factor 5B-like — translation MSSDLKKSKREKNARVFHVTASVNSLQLECRKNVWHPHKVVIVWNKNDSKHHSKTIPWQPGAKNRFFGNLILPQADPVTYTCTTKLYKDPERKGTYKAHRLNFFLKNENKRGFLRVIATGSIDLAEHINKKSFKIFNSTVALKPATKNVVSGSVTFKMSSVMLQGGIPFRTKEELVKDILQEAAEAAHAKEKAEKIAVKCNKGDDKKANRKSPLPLNPPIAALDNSAAKELDIKDAKTSSEEKKNEEKMSQCSGDACEPVGAKGDKRTNEGKKSKEGSFVGKFCNVKQLASAAEAESTTKEKAETVFKGQATSDVEKEEKEDDRILFSSAEDFKDSNKIKSSNLGQSVAVEDNGREQSSSDSSECSVQTVIEVKVPRKREEEVKKCVITDEGGINSVPVGNNDKATATGTEEQPSKDAGAEKKEKEKLACFFDKLLKASPPKGDKIISSVRGPTKVSCPGDSKNKATAPVKNDLPTTHANAEEREKQRLASFFRKLMQKPAPHKVTRTMQCPQLSAYVAEEINSLRKEIASVDKVLLKLEQEIQQTMDVEDCAEEYKGLTMDWVRLVEYRGELASRGNTLQILGRQEDFEQCCLILRDDLKVLLTLEDWKKTSFHKAQQAKLLNLLFTFGNKKQGGN, via the exons ATGAGTTCCGATCTGAAGAAGtctaaaagagagaaaaacgcCCGCGTTTTCCATGTTACCGCTTCTGTCAATTCCTTGCAACTGGAATGTCGCAAGAATGTGTG GCATCCCCATAAGGTTGTGATTGTTTGGAATAAAAATGACAGTAAACACCATTCTAAG ACCATTCCATGGCAGCCAGGTGCGAAGAATCGTTTCTTTGGAAATCTTATTTTGCCTCAAGCAGACCCAGTCACATACACATGTACAACAAAACTTTATAAG GATCCTGAAAGAAAGGGAACTTATAAGGCTCATCGCCTTAATTTTTTCCTCAAAAAT gaaaacaaaagggGTTTCCTCAGAGTCATTGCTACGGGGTCAATTGATCTGGCAGAGCATATCAACAAAAAAAGTTTCAAGATATTCAACAGCACCGTGGCACTGAAACCGGCCACAAAAAATGTCGTATCTGGATCAGTTACCTTCAAGATGTCATCAGTTATGCTACAGGGCGGCATCCCTTT tcgcaccaaagaagaacttgtCAAAGACATCCTGCAAGAGGCTGCAGAAGCTGCTCATGCCAAAGAGAAAGCTGAAAAGATCGCTGTCAAATGTAACAAGGGTGATGACAAAAAGGCCAACAGGAAATCACCGTTACCCTTAAATCCTCCCATAGCGGCATTGGATAATTCTGCTGCGAAAGAGTTAGATATCAAAGATGCAAAAACGTCTTCAGAGGAGAAGAAGAATGAAGAAAAGATGTCGCAATGCAGTGGAGATGCATGCGAGCCTGTTGGTGCCAAGGGAGACAAAAGAACCAACGAAGGGAAAAAATCAAAAGAGGGAAGTTTTGTAGGTAAATTCTGCAACGTAAAACAACTGGCCTCAGCAGCTGAAGCAGAGTCAACAACCAAAGAAAAGGCTGAGACTGTGTTCAAGGGACAAGCTACATCTGATGTTgaaaaggaagagaaagaaGATGATAGAATCCTCTTCTCATCTGCTGAAGATTTCAAGGATTCAAACAAGATAAAAAGCTCAAATCTTGGCCAAAGTGTTGCTGTAGAGGACAATGGAAGAGAGCAGTCTTCCAGCGATAGCAGTGAATGCAGTGTTCAGACAGTTATTGAAGTAAAGGTACCAAGGAAGCGTGAGGAAGAGGTTAAAAAGTGTGTGATCACAGATGAAGGGGGAATCAACAGTGTCCCAGTTGGCAACAATGACAAGGCTACTGCAACTGGCACAGAAGAACAGCCATCCAAAGATGCAGGTGccgaaaagaaggaaaaagaaaagctgGCTTGCTTCTTCGACAAACTGTTGAAGGCTTCTCCTCCCAAAG GTGATAAGATCATCAGCAGTGTTAGAGGTCCAACAAAAGTGAGCTGCCCTGGAGACAGCAAGAACAAGGCAACAGCACCAGTCAAGAATGATTTACCAACAACACATGCAAATGCTGaagagagagaaaaacaaaggctGGCTTCCTTCTTCAGAAAGCTCATGCAGAAACCTGCGCCTCATAAAG TAACAAGAACCATGCAATGTCCTCAGCTGTCTGCGTATGTTGCAGAAGAAATTAATTCTCTGAGAAAAGAGATTGCTTCTGTGGACAAAGTGCTTCTTAAACTTGAGCAAGAAATCCAACAGACTATGGATGTTGAAG ACTGCGCTGAAGAATACAAGGGACTGACTATGGACTGGGTGAGGTTGGTTGAGTACAGAGGTGAACTTGCCTCCCGTGGAAACACACTCCAAATACT TGGTAGACAAGAAGATTTTGAGCAATGCTGTCTGATTTTGAGAGATGATCTCAAAGTTCTCCTTACACTTGAAG ACTGGAAAAAGACTTCTTTTCACAAAGCCCAACAAGCTAAACTTCTCAACTTGCTTTTCACATTTGGGAATAAGAAACAAGGTGGAAACTAA